The genomic interval AGGGTATCTGGGGCGACGGACAGCACATTGAGGTCGGTATTGAAAACGGACAGCTCCGGGTTACTCATTTCGACAGCGCCTGGACAAATGATGCCGGACGCCGGAAGACCTATTGCGGTGAAGCACTGGAAAGCGAAACCTGGTACTATTTCGGTATGACCTGGGATCTCGGGCTGAGCACGAATCAAATGACCTGGTTCAAAGGCCGGGCGGGTGATGTTGAACTTGAATCGGGCCGTGCAGGTATGACGGCATCGGGAAATACAGCCAGGTCTATCCTGTTTGCAGGCCGCAATAACTACTATCCGTTCAAAAATGGATTTTATCAGAATATTGCGATCTATGAGCGAGCTCTTTCGGAAGCTTCCATGCACGCGATGTTTGATGCAATTCCTGAGCCGGCACCGCCGGGTTATGATGGATTCAAGGAATTTTTCGGAATGCTGGGTGAACCGAATTCGGGGCCGAATGATGACTATGATTCCGATGGGCTGAACAATCTTTATGAGTTTGCTCTGGGCGGACATCCCGCCAATGGGACGATAGAGCCGGCTATGCTGCCGACGATGACGTTAGAGGGAAATTCGGTTGCCTATACCAACGTGATGCTGACTGCCGGGGATGCGGGAATCAGCTATCGGGTTGAGCAGTGTGATGATCTGATTACCGGAACCTGGACCAATGCGGGCTGGAGTTCGGTTTCAACCAATCTTACGGCCGATCCTGATTTTAATGTCATGGTTCATGAATTGGATGCAGGCGCTAAAGACCGGCTGTTTATTCGCCTGAAAATCACACAGCCGTAACTGTTTCATCTCAATTCCCTTTCACAGGGAACAGGGTGCTCTGAAAACAGAGCGCCCTTCTTGTTTATTTATAATAGGGTTGGTGAATTATGAAAGCAGAACCTATTCGATATACTTTGGCAGTCTGCTTCGGACTGATACTTTGCCAGGCCTGGGCTCAGGATATTGATCCGGCGAGCGATCCGGATGTACAGCCGGCTTCCGCTACCTCTTTGAACGGTTACCGACTGGCCTGGTCGGATGAGTTTGACGGAACGGCGGTTGATGAAACCAGATGGAATTACCGGGAGGGGGATGACAGCCGAAGCTTTGTAAAAAGCTACCAAACCTCGGCGAATAATACGGTTTCCAACGGACTCTATCACTGCATATTGAAAAAAGAGTCTATGGGCAGCAAAGAGTTCACTGCCGGCGGGCTCATCAGCTCTAAACAGATGCGTTACGGTTATTATGAATCCCGTTTCAGATGTCCGCCGACAGGGGGATGGCACACCTCGTTCTGGATGATGCCGTATAAGGGAGGTGGATCGCCGGTGATTGAACTGGATGTGTTTGAAAATGATTCGGTCAATCTATATGATTATTCCGTAAATGTGCACCGCTGGAAACCCGAACCGCATATGATGTTTGGAACCAGGAAAATCGATACTCCGAATTTGAGTGCCTCGTTTCATGTTCTGGGCTGTGAATATACACCGGATGCGGTCCGCTACTTCTTCGATGGTGTTTTGGTGCAGGAAGTCGATGCGACTGCGTTTCCCCACGGTGATATGAATATCTGGCTGACTTCGCTGGGGCTGGTATATGACGGGCAGCCGACTATTGACGAGTCGCAGCTCCCGGTTGAAGCGCAATACGATTATGTCCGCTATTTTGAACTCGGACCGCACGCCACGGTCGAGATTGTTTCTCCGATTTCCGATGGTGCAACCCTGACGGATACGAATACGACCGTCGTGCTTCAGGCGGCAGTGACGGCGGTCAATACGGGAGCGGTTCCGACGGTTATCTGGTCAAAACAGTCGGGACCGGGCTCGGTTGTTTTTGATGACACCTCCTCCACCAATACGGGGGTGCGATTTGCTGCAGACGGCTATTATGAAATCATGTGCTCTGCAATTATCGGGAATATTACTAATTCAGATACTGTTGCCATTGCTGTGAATGCGCCTTTAAGCGTGACGTTACGAAATGGTGCCGACGGATATGAGCATGCTGCAACGTTCATTCGTGAGGATTATCCGGATCTGAATTCCGGGGCGGATAATGAGCTGATTGTCGGTCGCTGGGGAGGAGGGGCTTTACGCGGCCTGCTGGAATTTGATCTGAGTGTGCTGGGTTCAAATGCGGTTATTCAGGCTGTGGAACTTTCTCTGTATAATTACGGAGGTGCTGGAGCGGTGGGTGATATGGAACTTCGTGAATTGAGTAGGTCTTTCATTGAAGGAACCGGAGATGGAGGTGGGTGGAATGATGGAAATGGGGACGGTTCAGGGGCCACCTGGTTTTCGCGTACCGGTTCTCAGAACTGGAGCACGGCCGGCGGTGATTTCTATCCTGCACTTCTATCTTCGCATCCGGGATATGACGCCACGGAAGCCGGTTATAAAACATTTCCCACTTCATCCCGTTTTGTTGATTCCGCGCAGTCCGCCCTGAATGATGTGCAGCCGCTTAAACTCATACTTTCGTCTCCGGAGGCAGAGAGCAGCCCGGACGGCAATATTAGCCGGTTCCGTTCCGACGATGCTTCGGCGGCAGATGAACGTCCGGCGCTTAAAGTGAGTTATCTTGGAAATTTTATTCCGGAGATAAGCGCGGGATCTGATCTGGCGGGAATCATCAACCGTCCGGTTGTTCTGCAGGGCAGTGCCCGTTATGCGGATGAGGTGGAATGGCGGCTGGTCAGCGGGCCCGCTCCGGTGAATTTTCCGGATCCATATGTACTTACAAATACGGCACTTTTTGCTGCTCCCGGGCGTTACCGGCTACGCCTCGCGGGAACCAGTACACAGGGAAGCGGATATCAGGAGATTTCTGTCTCCGTAGTCGATGAACCGCCGGTATTCCATGAAGCGGAATTGGTGGGCGATGCTTATGTATTTGAAGTCAGTGCCGTAACCGGACTGACCTATACCATACAGCTTTCGACCAACCTGATGTCCGGAAGCTGGAAGGATCTCTATACGACAAA from Verrucomicrobia bacterium S94 carries:
- a CDS encoding glycoside hydrolase family 16 protein, whose translation is MKAEPIRYTLAVCFGLILCQAWAQDIDPASDPDVQPASATSLNGYRLAWSDEFDGTAVDETRWNYREGDDSRSFVKSYQTSANNTVSNGLYHCILKKESMGSKEFTAGGLISSKQMRYGYYESRFRCPPTGGWHTSFWMMPYKGGGSPVIELDVFENDSVNLYDYSVNVHRWKPEPHMMFGTRKIDTPNLSASFHVLGCEYTPDAVRYFFDGVLVQEVDATAFPHGDMNIWLTSLGLVYDGQPTIDESQLPVEAQYDYVRYFELGPHATVEIVSPISDGATLTDTNTTVVLQAAVTAVNTGAVPTVIWSKQSGPGSVVFDDTSSTNTGVRFAADGYYEIMCSAIIGNITNSDTVAIAVNAPLSVTLRNGADGYEHAATFIREDYPDLNSGADNELIVGRWGGGALRGLLEFDLSVLGSNAVIQAVELSLYNYGGAGAVGDMELRELSRSFIEGTGDGGGWNDGNGDGSGATWFSRTGSQNWSTAGGDFYPALLSSHPGYDATEAGYKTFPTSSRFVDSAQSALNDVQPLKLILSSPEAESSPDGNISRFRSDDASAADERPALKVSYLGNFIPEISAGSDLAGIINRPVVLQGSARYADEVEWRLVSGPAPVNFPDPYVLTNTALFAAPGRYRLRLAGTSTQGSGYQEISVSVVDEPPVFHEAELVGDAYVFEVSAVTGLTYTIQLSTNLMSGSWKDLYTTNADTDPIFIEVPFSTNNAGFYRLILKP